GAGGTCAAGTATaagcagccccagcacctACAGGATGGGGACTCGAAGACTGGACAGGCAGTCCATTTACTCTGGGCGGATTGGGAGGCAGTGTATCCTAAGAACGAGCACCATTTAAGTGAAACACGACTTGAGTTTTTCATGAAAGTCGATGGCTCAATGTCGCCTATCACTACTCGGGAAGAATTATCTACCTAACTGTGCCGTTCATTCCTTTTCTGGTCCGTTCAGAGTATTGGGTATCAGCCAATGTTTACATCGTCGATTTGGTGGAGTATTAGTGAGTTGCCTTTTATGTCTTCAATATAAATAATGAATGCTTTTATATCCCTTTGTCATCATTGTTATCTATGCGCCTAGCTTTTTCAAGTACATCCTCTGAATTGTAAGCATTCCATGTCGCCCCATGCCAGGTATTCAgtgtcgacattgacgatATCGGTAAAGGGGAGTCTTTCATCTCTACCATTGGGAGTTCCCCGTACCATCGTCTCTTATTTTAACGCAAACAGGGCCATGGCCTGTTTGATGTCACCGCCGAAGTGGCTTGTCGGACGATTCACCGTTTGTACACTGACCGAACCCGACACCGTCTGGGTTACACGATAAAGCTCGCTTATTACTAGCGTGTAGAtgactattataaataggCTTTGGTTGACAGTTTAAGATCTGAACGTCATGCGCTTCTTTTCTcaagtttattataaagccttTCCACATACGGCCGTGGTGGCACAACCCCTATAAGCACCTAAGGACTAAAGCACTAAGCAGTACAGTGGATTCTGTATATTGTCGATTATCAAATTATCTAACTAAGGTTCTGGCCCAATATTGCTACCATGAATGTCCGCAAGCTTTTCCGCCATGGAGTATCCATAGGGGGAAATACATAAAAAAGATTCAAAGCCATAACATAGAAgactatagatataatcttCCCCCAAAACGCAGCGCTACCGTTTAAGTCAACAAAAGAGTAAAGCCACGAATGACTTAAAACAACGTCAAGTTTTCCTAATATCCCACTGGCCCAGTTCCAACTTTTCACCTATACATCACAGGATCATAACTCGTTTGCTGCCTATAGAAATTATCGTAGGCACTCATCCTCGTCCCCGGGTAcgtctgctgcggctgcgactGCGGGCCCGGCCCGTCAGAATACGGGTTACTGGTATACGACGGCGGTGGCTGATGCACCGCCGGTCTGCTCTCGCCAATATCCATCGACTCCGAATGCCCTCTATAATGCGCAGGTGTACTCTCATATCTCCCATTAGAAACAAGTGGCGCGCGATCATCCTCCATCGGTCCGGGGCCGGTATTCGAATGCGGGAATGAGTCCGAGAGGGTGCTGGGGTCCCGATTGTGCGTTCCGGTCTTGTACTCTGCCAGACCATGTCCTTCGAGAGCCATGGGATCGTACTCGCCTAGTCTAGTTTGACGACGGTAGGCTATGACATCGAGGATTATTGATGCGATGAGGCCGAGGGCGCCGATAATGGTGAATGCGAAGAGGGCCTTGAATGTCCGACAGACGGAGATGCCGGTTGATGTGGCCCAATACGTAGCGTTACATGTTGTTAGGATTGTGTGTGAGAGCGCCCAGgcaaggaggatgaaggcgacggCCCAGACGACCAGGACAATGGAGTTTGTGACTAGAGAGAGGCGTGGAGAGAGGCCATGGCAGCAGTGGATGAGGGTGGTTAGGATGATGTttagaagagagaggaaggcgGCGATTATAAGCTAATGAAGAGAATCAGTACTGCATGAATGCGATAAACAGAAATAAAATAGCGAGTTCAAGCTTACAATGAGGAAGGCCCAAGGAAACTTCTGGTCGGCACTGTGGAGGTTGTAGGCAAAGACAGcgaggatgatggcgacgatgagAGAGGAGACGAAGACAGTAAACCGGATGATATGGAAGGGCAGAGCCGGATATTCGGAGGGCTTGACGGACTTGCGACGCATGGTTGCAATGTCGACGGTTGTGTGCAGAAGAGAGGTGTCAGATGTTGGAGAAGTAAACAATCACGGCGATCGCATTCTAGGTGTGGGCGTTGAGCATAGCGCACGCGGCCGGCATTCGTTCCTCAGGAATGTATCCAGGACTGTTTCTTGAACCAGCAAGAAAGAATGAGGACTGGAGTgagaaaatgaagatgaAAGGACAAAACACGAAAACACACGTCAGGAGAGGGTCAGACTCAGGCTCAGCCCAGTACGAGCGTCTATCAATCTATTTTAAGCCAACCGTGAAGATGTGCTGTGCTGCCATGGCAAAGCCTCTCTTGGCCCCATAGAAAAAACACCCGCACGCTCCACCGGCCACGAATCGCTCCTCCACCCACCTCCCAGCCTGAAACAACGTCAACCCGGTCTCGATCAGTCTCGACTCTTTTTGTTTGACACTTGATGGTTTTACCAATCCCATGGTTTGACGAGTCGCTTCAACCTTTCAAACGGCGTGCCAACACTGTTGGAATGGATAACACGAGGCTCGTCCCATGGACCAGCATGCAGACACCAAGACTGCGGCTCGTGTTTAGGTAGTTCCCCACACTCCGTAGCCAGAGTTCAGATCAACGCTGCCCAGTGCCCACACCGCATCATCTTATAACATCGTGCGGGAGGCCTGTTTTCACCATGGCAACTGTTCTCACGAACTCAATACCCTGGCATGATGGTGAACGTGACATACATCAGCTACTGCGGGTTCCCTATCAGGACAATCCGACTGTGCCTTTCCTGAGCCCTGGCGCGGGCCTGCTGATGAAAGGGTCTCCATTGCTCGCTATTGGGGCTTTGGACCAGGATGGGAGGCCTTGGTGCTCTCTCTggggtggggaggagggccTTGCAACCccaacatcttcctctggcttCGACATTAGGACACCGGTCGGGAAAGCTTATGATCCAGTGGTAGAGAGCTTATTGCTTGATTCCACTGCGAAGAGCGGGCGTCTGGTTTCGTTTTTAGCTCTTGACCTAAAAAATAGGAGGAGGGTAAAGTTGTTTGGCAGAATCACTGCTGGGTCGCTGAACGTCGCAGATGAAAGTATACGCGCAGGCATTGCCCATCTTACCGTCCATGTAGATGGCAGCCTTGGTTTGTGTTCTTGTTACTGAGACCAAAGCATCTTCTAATGCACCCACTAGGTAACTGTCCGAAATATTTAAATGCGAGACATATTGTCCCCGCCCTACCCGATCCAAAGTTGATTTCGGAAACTGCTCAGCTGCATCCTGACGCTATTAGCCTCCTAAACGGTGCAGATTGCCTATTCATTTCGTCTTCGCACGAAACCCAGAATATGGACACCAACATCCGTGGTGGACCTGCTGGATTTGTACGAGTCGCCGCCAATGAACCTGGTGGTGCCGTGCTCGTTTACCCAGAATACTCTGGGAATAGGCTATACCAGACCCTTGGGAATCTCCGGACGACTCCGCTGGCAGGTTACGTCTTCCCGGATTTTGAAACGGGCAACGCTTTATTTGTCACGGGCAGAACGGAGATTCTGGTTGGAAAGGATGCGTCTTCTATCCTTCCTCGCTCGAACATCGCCGTTAGATTGACCGTTACTGTGGCTCGCTTTGTAGAGAACGCACTTTCGTTCCGAGGATCCCCAGGAAGAATGTCTCCATACAACCCTAGCGTCAGATACTTGTCAACTGAAAAGATGTCTGCTGCAGCCCTAGGGAATCGCGAATCGTCTGTCACAGCAACGATGATTAGGAAGGAGATCATCACCCCATCCATTGGTCGATTTCGTTTCCGCATATCAGACCCCAAAAAAGCTGGATCGTGGAAACCGGGGCAATATGCGACATTTTCCTTCTATGATGAACTGGATATGGGATACAGCCATATGATGGATGACGATCCATTGAGCCTCAATGACGATTACGTCCGCACATTCACCATTTCCTCATTTCCAGGCCGCGGACTTACCGATGGAGAATTCGAGATAACCATTCGAAAACACGGCAATGTGACCCGTTACCTGTTCCAAACGAGCGATAGAGCCGGACTAGAAGTTCCACTGAAGGGTTTTGGGGGCGACTTTCGACTAACAGAACAGAGCAGTGGTGTAATGCCTTTTATagcaggaggaattgggaTTACACCCGTTCTCGCCCAGCTGCCGGTTATTGATATTAGCCAGCTTCGACTTTTTTGGTCCATCTCGATCAAGGACATCGTTCTGGTGCTGGACACCTTCAAAAGATTCCCGGGACTGCCTAGCTCAACGACCCTGTTTGTCACTGGGCTTGACTCACAGGGTGAACAGATGAGTGCTGAAATCGAGACAGTCGCTTCGTCCGGAGCGAAGATAGAACGCCGAAGGATAGAGGCCCGAGATCTCGATCTCTCGCTAGCAGACACATGGTATTTCTGTGGTAGTCCTGCTCTGAAAGTGCCTGTGTTCAATTGGCTTGCGGGTAAAAAAGTAGTGTATGAAGACTTCAATTATTGAATATTAACATTAATAAATCTGGTTAAACAAATTCCAATTATCCCGCTTTATCTGATAAATAATccagaagcaaaagcaatTCCAAAATTTAAGAAcctctgcttcttgttgCGTTGGAGCTTTGAGAATAAATTCTGTTGGGTTCGTTCCGCAGCTGAAAACGCGTCAGGCTGCTGCCTCCCCGCAGAAGCTATCTTGTCGCTCACATCTCCGACACTTAAATCTATTCCCAATCCTCACCTCAAGAGCTCTGTATTTCTCACCCCCAACCACTTACCCACCCGAACTCTCAATACTCCAGCTCTCATCAATCAATTAATCGGCGGACAAACGAGGACAAAACGTCCTCGTCTCTCAACCCCTCATCGCCGCAATGTCCACCTACGAAGGCAAGAGCATCTTACCCCTCATCCAAATACTAAAATATCGCTTTCTAACTAATATACGAATACAGTCGAGCACAACCTCTCAACAGACCCCTCAGCCCCATCTGCCCAATCCACAactcgccgccgtcgccccGACCTCTCTACATTCTTCGCAACCCTCTCCGAGATCTCCCCCGATGAGGCCCGCCACCGTCCCCATGCCGTCCCTGTCCCCGGCGACATCAGCGCAGCATTCTACTCCCTCGCCGAAGCACTGAATATCATGCGTCGCGAAGGAGGCGCAGACGAGTCCGCAGGGCCCATTGACCCCGACATGCGGAGCATCCCCACGCTCAATCCCGACGGCACGCCGATTCGAGTGCACGGTGACGATCTCCTGGCGCAGATGATCCAGACGCTGTTGCGGGATGCGGAGACACCACCGACAGAGGTGGAGGGTGCTAGTGAGGAGTTCTGCGACAGTATGTttttccctctccctcctctccctttcAATCGCCGCGTTTGGATTCCATTGTTGAATGGGATTCCGGCTACGTGTTCTGGACGAGTCGCGGATAGCTAATCGTATGCTAGTGCTTGATCGTGTCCCCCGCTCGTCGCTGAACCCGTCACAGTCGTGTCCTATCTGCAGTAACCCGTTTCTGGAAGACAAGTACCCGCTTGTTGTGCAGTTACCGTGTCACCCGACGCATCTGTTTGATCTGGAGTGTGTAAGGCCTTGGTTGAGACTAAGGGGGACTTGCCCGCTTGATCGGACGGATTTCGCAAAGCAGGAGAGGGACAAGAttgaagagaggaagaagattgcCGAacaagatgacgaggaggaatgggatgggaTGTATGGTTGATTTATGATTCCTTAATGACGAGGGGTTTTGGAGTATGGCTGTTGCTACGAGGCTACTTGGTGTGGTTGCATAGTGCGTTACTTAGGAGTATCTTTCTT
Above is a window of Aspergillus puulaauensis MK2 DNA, chromosome 2, nearly complete sequence DNA encoding:
- a CDS encoding uncharacterized protein (COG:S;~EggNog:ENOG410PXSI;~TransMembrane:4 (i21-42o48-72i84-105o132-154i)) — its product is MRRKSVKPSEYPALPFHIIRFTVFVSSLIVAIILAVFAYNLHSADQKFPWAFLILIIAAFLSLLNIILTTLIHCCHGLSPRLSLVTNSIVLVVWAVAFILLAWALSHTILTTCNATYWATSTGISVCRTFKALFAFTIIGALGLIASIILDVIAYRRQTRLGEYDPMALEGHGLAEYKTGTHNRDPSTLSDSFPHSNTGPGPMEDDRAPLVSNGRYESTPAHYRGHSESMDIGESRPAVHQPPPSYTSNPYSDGPGPQSQPQQTYPGTRMSAYDNFYRQQTSYDPVMYR
- a CDS encoding uncharacterized protein (COG:O;~EggNog:ENOG410PPI7;~InterPro:IPR001841,IPR013083;~PFAM:PF13639), translated to MSTYEVEHNLSTDPSAPSAQSTTRRRRPDLSTFFATLSEISPDEARHRPHAVPVPGDISAAFYSLAEALNIMRREGGADESAGPIDPDMRSIPTLNPDGTPIRVHGDDLLAQMIQTLLRDAETPPTEVEGASEEFCDMLDRVPRSSLNPSQSCPICSNPFLEDKYPLVVQLPCHPTHLFDLECVRPWLRLRGTCPLDRTDFAKQERDKIEERKKIAEQDDEEEWDGMYG
- a CDS encoding putative oxidoreductase, FAD-binding (COG:S;~EggNog:ENOG410PHCF;~InterPro:IPR017938,IPR017927,IPR012349,IPR039261;~go_function: GO:0016491 - oxidoreductase activity [Evidence IEA];~go_process: GO:0055114 - oxidation-reduction process [Evidence IEA]), with amino-acid sequence MATVLTNSIPWHDGERDIHQLLRVPYQDNPTVPFLSPGAGLLMKGSPLLAIGALDQDGRPWCSLWGGEEGLATPTSSSGFDIRTPVGKAYDPVVESLLLDSTAKSGRLVSFLALDLKNRRRVKLFGRITAGSLNVADESIRAGIAHLTVHVDGSLGNCPKYLNARHIVPALPDPKLISETAQLHPDAISLLNGADCLFISSSHETQNMDTNIRGGPAGFVRVAANEPGGAVLVYPEYSGNRLYQTLGNLRTTPLAGYVFPDFETGNALFVTGRTEILVGKDASSILPRSNIAVRLTVTVARFVENALSFRGSPGRMSPYNPSVRYLSTEKMSAAALGNRESSVTATMIRKEIITPSIGRFRFRISDPKKAGSWKPGQYATFSFYDELDMGYSHMMDDDPLSLNDDYVRTFTISSFPGRGLTDGEFEITIRKHGNVTRYLFQTSDRAGLEVPLKGFGGDFRLTEQSSGVMPFIAGGIGITPVLAQLPVIDISQLRLFWSISIKDIVLVLDTFKRFPGLPSSTTLFVTGLDSQGEQMSAEIETVASSGAKIERRRIEARDLDLSLADTWYFCGSPALKVPVFNWLAGKKVVYEDFNY